Proteins co-encoded in one Methanothermobacter sp. genomic window:
- a CDS encoding DUF2299 family protein: protein MIILESKIKRWLTEEGLLGQIVDDENANFHFIVNYPEDHVIDVIQPKGKKDLVLVACATSVSPEHLSKIRELSESKREEFLWQIRFSLNKFLVDFQLEHPRNILESYLVTDEIYNDALTKDRLISTIKKVFKAKLHVLWLIQKRFGEKKGELPEDAMYV, encoded by the coding sequence GTGATAATTTTGGAGAGTAAAATAAAACGATGGCTCACTGAAGAAGGTCTTCTAGGGCAGATAGTAGATGATGAAAACGCCAATTTCCATTTCATTGTAAATTACCCAGAAGACCATGTAATAGATGTCATACAACCAAAGGGTAAAAAAGATCTAGTATTGGTTGCATGTGCCACGAGCGTAAGCCCCGAACATTTATCAAAGATCCGGGAATTAAGCGAATCCAAAAGGGAAGAGTTTCTTTGGCAGATCAGATTCTCCTTGAACAAATTTCTCGTGGACTTCCAATTAGAACATCCAAGAAACATCCTAGAAAGTTATCTTGTAACTGATGAGATTTACAATGATGCATTAACTAAAGATAGACTAATATCTACCATCAAAAAAGTATTTAAAGCCAAATTACATGTTTTATGGCTCATACAGAAGAGATTCGGAGAAAAAAAGGGTGAATTACCTGAAGATGCAATGTATGTATAG
- a CDS encoding cobalamin biosynthesis protein, which produces MEVFILGILIDILLGEPPVYFHPVVWMGRITEKLKYKFGKKKISGIILTSIIFLAFIIPILFINLLPWLLKILVSSFLFSITFSIRFFFKSIKEAKNELENDIGKARLHISNLVSRDTSKLNKEQLTSAVIESLTENITDSIISPIIFFMILGLPGAIGYRVINTLDAMVGYKDEQNRSIGWFPAKTDDILNYIPARITGLLIVAAAFILRMDWKKSLKIMLRDSKLTPSPNSGYPMAAAAGALNIRLEKPGVYIIGDENNRPKTSAIADALKLSYVTISLFILPIIILGVLI; this is translated from the coding sequence ATGGAAGTATTCATACTTGGAATTTTAATAGATATTCTACTAGGAGAACCACCAGTTTATTTCCACCCAGTAGTATGGATGGGTAGAATAACTGAAAAATTGAAGTACAAATTTGGAAAAAAGAAAATATCGGGAATAATACTAACTTCCATAATCTTCTTGGCATTTATTATTCCAATTTTATTCATCAACCTTTTACCTTGGCTATTAAAGATCCTGGTATCATCTTTTTTGTTTTCTATAACATTTTCCATCAGATTCTTCTTTAAATCGATAAAAGAAGCAAAAAATGAACTTGAAAATGATATTGGAAAAGCCCGTTTACATATTTCGAATTTAGTAAGCAGAGATACATCTAAACTTAACAAGGAACAGCTTACATCTGCGGTAATAGAAAGTTTAACAGAAAACATAACAGATTCCATAATATCCCCCATAATATTTTTCATGATACTAGGACTCCCAGGAGCAATAGGATACCGGGTTATTAATACATTGGATGCTATGGTAGGCTACAAAGACGAGCAAAATCGTTCCATTGGATGGTTCCCTGCAAAGACAGATGATATACTAAATTATATACCCGCGCGGATAACAGGACTCCTCATAGTAGCCGCAGCTTTCATATTAAGAATGGATTGGAAAAAAAGCTTGAAGATCATGTTACGTGACAGTAAATTAACTCCCAGTCCCAATTCTGGTTACCCCATGGCTGCCGCTGCCGGAGCTCTCAATATCAGATTAGAAAAACCAGGTGTATACATAATAGGCGACGAAAACAATCGACCAAAAACATCAGCCATTGCTGATGCATTAAAACTATCATATGTTACCATATCATTGTTCATATTACCCATCATAATCCTGGGGGTGTTAATCTGA